From the Caballeronia sp. NK8 genome, one window contains:
- the lysM gene encoding peptidoglycan-binding protein LysM, whose protein sequence is MGILSFIKEAGEKLFGAATPSAQAAPAPVDVAALNQKAGEAIATYIRSQGLNADNLDVKYDGASHTVTVSGQAPDQATKEKILVAAGNVQHVDKVDDQLTVPNSEPESQYYTVVSGDNLWKIAEKYYGNGSKNDVIFEANKPMLKNPDKIYPGQVLRIPAAN, encoded by the coding sequence TCAGCTTTATCAAGGAAGCAGGCGAAAAACTTTTCGGCGCAGCCACGCCGAGCGCACAGGCGGCTCCAGCGCCTGTCGATGTCGCTGCGCTGAACCAGAAAGCGGGCGAAGCCATCGCGACGTACATCCGCTCGCAAGGCCTCAACGCGGACAATCTCGATGTGAAATATGACGGCGCGTCGCATACTGTGACCGTTTCGGGTCAGGCGCCGGATCAGGCTACGAAGGAGAAGATCCTTGTGGCTGCGGGTAACGTCCAGCACGTCGACAAGGTGGACGATCAACTGACCGTGCCGAATTCCGAACCTGAGTCGCAGTATTACACTGTCGTGTCAGGTGACAATCTCTGGAAGATTGCCGAGAAATATTATGGCAATGGCTCGAAGAACGATGTGATCTTCGAGGCGAACAAGCCGATGCTGAAGAATCCGGACAAGATTTATCCCGGCCAGGTGCTGCGGATTCCGGCGGCGAACTGA